In Verrucomicrobiota bacterium, a genomic segment contains:
- a CDS encoding GyrI-like domain-containing protein, which produces MPKARKDNVTHSTAMDYRKRVSQAMNYISENLDRQLSLKEIAQAASFSMFHFHRIFKAVVGETVAEFTRRLRLELAATHLRSNRHATITIIAMDCGFSSSQNFAKAFHQHFGMSPTEYRKSKGGNIHSKNQNALSLVTSYHSEHTLMKSMYAERKILMNAEVREMAEHHVAYVRKIGSYYSRETYEQACNELMRWARPKDLLNSGKLMGVYLDNPHVTPEEKCRLDACISVPPGTLTERQIAIQVINGGLHGVCHFELQDNSFQQAWGDAFTWLVDSGYECDQKPCYELYHNNPSNHPENKWVVDICIPLKN; this is translated from the coding sequence ATGCCTAAAGCTCGAAAAGACAATGTGACTCATTCCACTGCTATGGACTATAGAAAACGTGTCTCTCAAGCGATGAACTACATTAGTGAAAATCTAGATAGGCAACTCTCCTTAAAAGAGATTGCCCAAGCTGCTTCTTTTTCCATGTTCCACTTTCATAGAATTTTTAAGGCAGTAGTTGGAGAAACCGTCGCAGAGTTTACCCGAAGACTCCGACTCGAATTAGCAGCAACGCATCTCCGTTCTAATCGGCATGCTACAATTACTATAATAGCTATGGATTGTGGTTTTTCCAGTTCTCAAAACTTTGCCAAAGCATTCCACCAACATTTCGGCATGTCTCCTACAGAATACAGAAAAAGCAAGGGTGGAAACATTCATAGCAAAAATCAAAACGCTTTATCGCTCGTGACAAGTTATCATTCAGAGCATACATTGATGAAATCAATGTATGCTGAAAGGAAAATATTAATGAACGCTGAAGTTAGAGAAATGGCAGAGCATCATGTTGCTTACGTTCGCAAGATTGGATCTTATTATAGCAGGGAAACATATGAGCAAGCATGCAATGAATTAATGAGGTGGGCACGACCGAAAGATTTATTGAATTCGGGCAAATTGATGGGTGTGTACTTAGACAATCCTCATGTTACTCCTGAAGAGAAATGCAGACTAGATGCATGCATTAGCGTGCCGCCAGGTACTCTTACTGAGAGACAAATCGCTATACAAGTAATTAATGGTGGGCTACATGGTGTCTGTCATTTTGAGCTTCAGGACAACAGTTTTCAACAGGCCTGGGGAGACGCATTTACATGGCTTGTCGATAGTGGCTATGAATGTGACCAAAAGCCATGTTATGAGTTGTATCACAACAACCCTTCTAATCATCCTGAAAACAAATGGGTTGTTGATATTTGTATTCCTTTAAAAAATTAG